A stretch of DNA from Gottschalkia acidurici 9a:
TACAATCTATTTAATGGACTTTGAATGTATTAACATATGATGCTTAACATTTCTTTTCTTCTAGTAGATAGAATATTCATTTTTTTATATTTTTACTGGAAACTAGCTTTAAATCATTTTGATAATAATCTATGAATCTTCTAGTGCGATTTACATAGCATTCAATTGTATTAGGACTATATCCTTTTAGTTTTAATACTTTTTCTAACTACAAATAAATTAATTGATGATTCATTGGTTAAACCTCTTTTGATTCTAAGCATAAAGATAAACCCTAATCATAATTAGCTAGAGTTTTAATTCCTTAATCATATTCAGTTATGGATGGAGGGTTAAAATATTATTCTAAACATTACGATTCGTATAGATACCGAAGAAAGACATCTATATGTTCCCTACACGAAACCATCGTCACAAACATTTATTTTTACACATTCAATAGTAATTTTAACTGTTATAGTATTAATCGACTTATCACTAACAGTATATATTGATTTTAATATAACTATTAACAATGTTTAGATACTTTAATACTGTATGATATTTAATAAAGATATGTTTAGTGGAGGAGAGGGCTTTACATTCTCTCCCTATATCTTAGAATTATTTTCTTTATCTTATGATTCTAGCCATGTAACCTTCTAGTTGTATCTATATACCTTAACTCTGCAATCATATTGAAACTATCTGATGACTTATTTTTATCATATTATGTTATATATTCACAACTCTATTAATAATATATCTATATAGCGATATAGGAGGAAAGATTATTTATGAAAAAAATTACTAAAGTAAATAAATTAGGATTTTTAGGTTTATTAGGATTGCTAGGTTTACTGGGATTATATATGAACAATCCTAAATTGTTTGGGTTGTTTGGATTCTTCGGATTTTTTGGTTACTTCAATGTGGTACAAAATTAGTTATTAAGATAAAGATTGGCTCCTCAACTAACTATTGTGAATCCAATTATAAGTTAATCTACTTTAACCTCAAGATTCTCACCATATTAAATTTACATAACTAAAGTATTTCTGAACTGATATTTATAGTCTTTATAAAAGTTAATTAACCTACTATATCATATCCTTTTCAAGTGCTAGATATAAGTTTAATAAATGCTTCGTTTTTAAGCTATAGCTCATATTTAAAATGTCCTTAATATCTATCATACTTATTTTTTTGAATATAGCATTAATTTATAGCTGTAACTAGCAAATCGACCTTGTAAATTATCCTGTAAGTATAATGCATAATTAAAAAAGATGAATCCTGTTTGATCTAGGAATCATCTTTTACTGTATAATAAACTTTTTAGATATTATATTCTAATGCACATTTATCATTTGGTAGTTTTTCAATTACTTAGAATGTCTTTTATATAATTCCTGCTTTATATCATCTATACTTATTCCCATCTCTACAAGTAGTACAAGCATATGATAAACCAAGTCTGAAGTTTCATATATAACTTCTTCTTTGCTGTTATTTTTGGCTCCTATTATAACTTCACTACTTTCTTCTCCTACCTTTTTAAGTATTTTATCTATACCTTCCCTAAATAAATATGTGGTATAAGACTTTTCTTCAGGGTTTTGCTTTCTTTCTTCAATTACACTATATAATTTACTTATTATATTATCTACACTATCCATATTCTCACCTGTTTCCTAATTATTTTTTAATATATTTCTATAAAAACAAGAATAGGCTCCTGTATGACAAGCAACTCCATTTTGTTTTGCTTTTATGAGTATTGTATCTCCATCACAATCATAGTCTATGGAAACTACTTCTTGAGTGTGACCAGAAGTTTCTCCTTTATTCCATAAACTTTGTCTACTCCTACTAAAGAACCATGTTTTCTTAGTTTCTATAGTTTTCTTTAGAGATTCTTCACTCATATAAGCAAGCATTAAAACTTCACCTGTTTCTATATCTTGCACTATAGCTGGAATTAATCCTTTTTCATCAAACTTTAAATTTTTTAAAAATTCCATAGGATTACTCCTTTCTCATTGAAATACCCTTTTCACTTAGGTAATCTTTAAGTTCTGGTATTAGTATTTCTTTAAAGTGGAATACAGAAGCTGCTAGTGCAGCATCAGCCTCACCTTCACTTAATACATCATAAAAATGGTCTCTTTTTCCTGCTCCTCCTGAAGCTATTATAGGAACATTCACTTCTTTTGCTACTGCTCTCATAAGCTCTATATCATATCCGTCTTTTACTCCGTCCGTGTTTATACTATTTATTACCAGCTCTCCTGCTCCAAGTTCTACACCCTTCTTAGCCCACTCTATAGCATCTAATCCAGTATCTGTTCTTCCTCCATTTATAAACACTTTCCATTTACCCTCTTCTTCTACTCTTTTAGCATCTATAGAAAGAACCACACATTGTGAACCAAATTTTAATGCTGCCTCTTTTATAAGTTCTGGATTTTTAACTGCTGATGAGTTTATAGAGATCTTATCTGCTCCTGCTCTTAATATAGTAGTAAAGTCATCTATAGTATTTACTCCTCCACCAACTGTAAATGGAATGAATACTTCTTTTGCTGTTTTCTCTACTATATCTAGCATTATGCTTCTTTCTTCATGACTAGCCGTTATATCATAAAATACCAATTCATCTGCACCTTGTTCGTTATAGTATTTTGCTAGTTCTACTGGATCGTCTACATCCTTAATATCTTTAAATTTTGTTCCCTTAACTACCCTACCATTTCGTACATCCAAGCACGGAATTATTCTTTTAGTTAACATATTTTAAACCTCCAATGCTTTTTCTAGTTCTATATCTCCAGTATAAAGTGCTTTACCTACTATAGCACCATACATATTCATCTCTTTTAATTTTCTTATATCTTCTATACTGCTTACCCCACCAGAAGCTATTACATCTATATTTACGCATTCTTGTAGAGTCTTATATATTTCGAAATTTGGTCCTGCCATCATACCGTCTTTAGATATATCTGTATATACTATAGTTTTTACTCCTATAGATTCTAATTCTTTCACTAAATCAATAGATTTTACTTCACTTACATTTATCCATCCATCTACTGCTACTAATCCATCTTTAGCATCTATAGAGACTACTATCTTCTCACCATATTCATTTACTAGTTCTTTTAATAGACCTATATTATTAATTGCCACTGTACCTAGTATGACTCTATTTACTCCAGCTTCTAGAAGTAATTTTACAGTTTCTTTATTTCTTATTCCACCACCCAATTGTATAGGTATATTTATATTTTTACAGATTTCTTTAATTATATCTAAGTTTTTAGGAACTCCATCTTTAGCTCCATCTAAATCTACTAAATGAAGAAATTCTCCACCTTTTTCTTCCCACTTTTTAGCCATTTCTACTGGATTTTCTCCAAATACAGTTACCTCATCAAACATTCCTTGCTTAAGTCTTACACATTTTCCATCCTTCATATCTATAGCAGGAAATATTATCATTTTATCATCCCCCCGAAAGCTTTTAATAAGTTTAGACCTACATCTCCACTCTTTTCTGGGTGAAACTGCATACCATATATATTTCCACGTGAAACAATTCCTGGTACCTTCACTCCATAATCACTATATGCTATTACCTCATCAAAATTTGATTTTGCATAATATGAGTGTACAAAATAAACATAGTCTTCTTCTTTTATATATTTTAAAACATCATTGTTTTTATTTATCTTAAGTCTATTCCATCCCATATGTGGAATTTTAACATCTTCATTAAACTTAACTACTTCACCTTTTAAAAAACCAAGTCCTTCCCATTCTCCATCTTCAAAACTTTTTTCATATAATAATTGCATTCCTAAACAAATTCCTAGGAGTGGCTTTCCTTTGTCTACATTTTCTCGTATACACTGAATTAAATTAGATTTTTTTAAATTCTCCATGGCATCGTTAAATGCACCTACGCCTGGTAGTATTATTGCTTTTGAATTATTAATTTCTTGAATATTATTAGTTACATTAACTTGAAAACCTAATTTTTCTAATGCCTTGTGTACACTATTTAAATTTCCTACTCCATAGTCAATTATGGATATCATCCTAAATCACTCCCTTTGTAGACATAACTCCTTCAATTCTTTCATCTATTCTAGTTGCTTTATCAAGTGTTCTTCCAAACCCTTTAAATATAGACTCTATCATATGATGTGTATTTCCACTGCTTAGCATTTTTATATGCAGATTTATCTCACAGTGATTTACAAATCCCCTAAAAAACTCTTCTACTAATTCAGTATCAAAGTCTCCTACTTTATCTCTCGAATACTCTACATCAAGAGCAAGATATGCTCTTCCTCCTAAATCTAATACTACTAGTGATAAACATTCGTCCATCGGTGTAAGTGTATCTGCATATCTAACTATTCCTTTTTTATCTCCAACTGCTTCTTTAAAAGCTTGCCCTAAAGTTATTCCTATATCTTCTACTGTGTGATGCCCATCTATGTGTAAATCACCTTCACACTTTACTTCTAAGTCAAATAATCCATGCTTTGAGAAAAGAATTAGCATATGATCTAAGAAGCCTATTCCTGTGTTTATATTGCTTTTTCCCGTTCCATCTATATTAAGACTTACTTTAATATCCGTTTCTGAAGTCTTTCTTAACTTTGTTGAAGTTCTCAATTTATATTTCTTCCTTTCTTGCTATATTGTTAACACTTGATTCATTAAGATCTTAAACAGATGAGGTCAATTTAAAGTGTCCAATCACCTGCTTAAGATTAACTATGTTATTATCCGAGCATAAGCTCATCTCGCACCACTCATAGGAAACATTAAATTTGATTCCCTACTTAAATCTAACTCTTATGGAGTTAGCATGTGCCGTTAAACCTTCTGATTCTGCTATTTTTATTATCTTATCTTTGTTCTTCTCTAAGTTTTCTCTATTATAGTATATTAAGCTTGATTTTTTAACGAAATCATCCGTACTTAATGGGGAGTAGAATTTAGCAGTACTACTTGTCGGTAGTGTGTGATTTGGTCCTGCAAAATAGTCTCCAAGTGGCTCTGGTGAGTACTGTCCTAGGAATATAGCTCCTGCATTTTTGATTTCACTTATTATTTCAAATGGATTTTGAACCATTAGTTCTAAATGTTCTGGTGCTATTGCATTTGAAAGTTTAATAGCCTCTTCTAAATCTTTTGCAACTATTATAGCTCCAAAGTCTTTTAAAGACTTCTCTATTATATCTTTTCTTGATAATACTTCTGTTTGTTTTCTCAGTTCTTCTTTAACTTGTTCAGCTATTTCAGCTGAAGTAGTCACAAGTATTGATGAAGCTAGTGTATCATGCTCTGCTTGTGATAATAGGTCTGCTGCAACATACTCTGGATTTGCAGTTTCATCAGCTATAACTAATATTTCACTTGGTCCTGCTATCATATCTATATCAACATATCCGTAAACTAATCTCTTAGCTATTGCAACATAAATATTTCCCGGTCCTACTATTTTATATACTTTAGGAATAGTCTCTGTTCCAAAAGCTAGTGCAGCTATTCCTTGTGCTCCTCCAACTTTAAATATTTTATCTACACCTGCTATCTTAGCTGATGCTAGTATATGTTTGTTTACCTTTCCGTCTTTTCCTGGAGGGGTTACCATAACTATTTCTTCAACTCCTGCAACTTTAGCTGGCACAGCGTTCATAAGAACAGTTGAAGGATATGGAGCTGTTCCCCCTGGTACATATATACCTACCTTTTCGATTGGATTATATACTTGACCTAACATTATTCCTTTTTTACTATTATCTATCCACGAATTGTTAAGTTGTTTTGAGTGATAATCCCATATATTTTGTTTTGCTTCTTCTAGCGCTTCTATAAGTTCTTTATCGCAATCATTATATGCTTCCTCTATTTCTTTTTCCGTTACCAGTAGACTTTCTAGACGTACTCCATCAAATTTTTCTGTGTATTCTAAGACAGCACTGTCTTTATTATCTCTAACATTTAGTACTATATCTTCCACTGACTTATTTACTTCTCCAAATTCTAATTGGCTTCTATTTAAAAGAGTTTCTATTTCCTTTTCTACACTTCCATTTTCATCTAGAGTATTTATTATCTTTATCATTTTCAACTCTCCTTTTCAATTAACTTATTTAAATCATCCATGATCTTCTTAATCCTATTGTTTTTTATTTTAAAGCTAACTTTATTTGCTATCATTCTAGCACTCACTGGATGTATATCCTCTATAACTACTAGCCCATTTTCTTTTAGTGTTCTTCCTGTCTCTACTAT
This window harbors:
- a CDS encoding DUF3796 domain-containing protein, which gives rise to MKKITKVNKLGFLGLLGLLGLLGLYMNNPKLFGLFGFFGFFGYFNVVQN
- the hisE gene encoding phosphoribosyl-ATP diphosphatase, with the protein product MDSVDNIISKLYSVIEERKQNPEEKSYTTYLFREGIDKILKKVGEESSEVIIGAKNNSKEEVIYETSDLVYHMLVLLVEMGISIDDIKQELYKRHSK
- the hisI gene encoding phosphoribosyl-AMP cyclohydrolase, with translation MEFLKNLKFDEKGLIPAIVQDIETGEVLMLAYMSEESLKKTIETKKTWFFSRSRQSLWNKGETSGHTQEVVSIDYDCDGDTILIKAKQNGVACHTGAYSCFYRNILKNN
- the hisF gene encoding imidazole glycerol phosphate synthase subunit HisF — its product is MLTKRIIPCLDVRNGRVVKGTKFKDIKDVDDPVELAKYYNEQGADELVFYDITASHEERSIMLDIVEKTAKEVFIPFTVGGGVNTIDDFTTILRAGADKISINSSAVKNPELIKEAALKFGSQCVVLSIDAKRVEEEGKWKVFINGGRTDTGLDAIEWAKKGVELGAGELVINSINTDGVKDGYDIELMRAVAKEVNVPIIASGGAGKRDHFYDVLSEGEADAALAASVFHFKEILIPELKDYLSEKGISMRKE
- the hisA gene encoding 1-(5-phosphoribosyl)-5-[(5-phosphoribosylamino)methylideneamino]imidazole-4-carboxamide isomerase; amino-acid sequence: MIIFPAIDMKDGKCVRLKQGMFDEVTVFGENPVEMAKKWEEKGGEFLHLVDLDGAKDGVPKNLDIIKEICKNINIPIQLGGGIRNKETVKLLLEAGVNRVILGTVAINNIGLLKELVNEYGEKIVVSIDAKDGLVAVDGWINVSEVKSIDLVKELESIGVKTIVYTDISKDGMMAGPNFEIYKTLQECVNIDVIASGGVSSIEDIRKLKEMNMYGAIVGKALYTGDIELEKALEV
- the hisH gene encoding imidazole glycerol phosphate synthase subunit HisH — its product is MISIIDYGVGNLNSVHKALEKLGFQVNVTNNIQEINNSKAIILPGVGAFNDAMENLKKSNLIQCIRENVDKGKPLLGICLGMQLLYEKSFEDGEWEGLGFLKGEVVKFNEDVKIPHMGWNRLKINKNNDVLKYIKEEDYVYFVHSYYAKSNFDEVIAYSDYGVKVPGIVSRGNIYGMQFHPEKSGDVGLNLLKAFGGMIK
- the hisB gene encoding imidazoleglycerol-phosphate dehydratase HisB, whose protein sequence is MRTSTKLRKTSETDIKVSLNIDGTGKSNINTGIGFLDHMLILFSKHGLFDLEVKCEGDLHIDGHHTVEDIGITLGQAFKEAVGDKKGIVRYADTLTPMDECLSLVVLDLGGRAYLALDVEYSRDKVGDFDTELVEEFFRGFVNHCEINLHIKMLSSGNTHHMIESIFKGFGRTLDKATRIDERIEGVMSTKGVI
- the hisD gene encoding histidinol dehydrogenase, translated to MIKIINTLDENGSVEKEIETLLNRSQLEFGEVNKSVEDIVLNVRDNKDSAVLEYTEKFDGVRLESLLVTEKEIEEAYNDCDKELIEALEEAKQNIWDYHSKQLNNSWIDNSKKGIMLGQVYNPIEKVGIYVPGGTAPYPSTVLMNAVPAKVAGVEEIVMVTPPGKDGKVNKHILASAKIAGVDKIFKVGGAQGIAALAFGTETIPKVYKIVGPGNIYVAIAKRLVYGYVDIDMIAGPSEILVIADETANPEYVAADLLSQAEHDTLASSILVTTSAEIAEQVKEELRKQTEVLSRKDIIEKSLKDFGAIIVAKDLEEAIKLSNAIAPEHLELMVQNPFEIISEIKNAGAIFLGQYSPEPLGDYFAGPNHTLPTSSTAKFYSPLSTDDFVKKSSLIYYNRENLEKNKDKIIKIAESEGLTAHANSIRVRFK